ATTTCTTCACAACTGAGTTCAGATTACTGCGAAAACTATTGTCCATCTCCCTCTTCATTTGGTCACAGAAGTCGAAATATTTACTTGGTTCAGACCTTGGGCAACCTCTTTCCATGTGCTTACGTGTAGATGGGACTTTTCTGACAGCACAAATATTGTTCATCTTTTCCTCATACAGCTCGGCACATTCTGCAGTCACAGTAGACACCCCAGCATCTTCAATTGGTGTGCCTGTACCTTCAGATGACTTTTTAGAATGTAAAGCCTTTCCCCCCTCTGTGGTGGCTTCCAGGTCTTCCCTGTCAGACATGTGAACCTTGATTTTTTGTCCAAAAAGTGACGGTGCATCCAAGTGATCCACGGTTTCCTCCCGCTCTTCTAGACCTGAAAAGTGTACAGTCACGGGACTGGGGCAAGGCAGATTCAATTTTTCATGTGACTCAGGTTGGTGGATTGATCCCTTTTTACTTCTTTTcagaagctgtttcattttttctgaAAAGATAAGGCACTCCTGTTCCATTGACGCCTCAGTTGGGTCATCTTGTATGCACCGTTGAGAAATCTGCTCCAGAAATGAATGAGATCTCTTCCGGTTGGTGTTGTAGACGGTGCATGAGAGTGAGCTATCAGGGCCCAGGTAGAGACTGTCATCAATGCTGTTGTCATCTTTGTAGTCCACAAGTGAAGTTGATGCACTCAAGCAGTCGTTCTGATCCATGTCAAGACTCTCTGTAGCTGTCTGACCAACTCTATCTGCTGAACTATTTGTAGAGAAACCATGTTTTCCATTGACACGTTGAGATGAACTTTTTATACATCCAAAAGTTTGAACAGGGAGAGATGATGAAGAAATCTTGTTGTATTTTGAAGAGTCCCTTCTTTCGTTCTGATACAAAGGATCTTGGCATGCAAATGTATCTTTATCATACTTTGACTTACTGTCACCTACATGTGGCGACCAACTGCTCTTCTCTAAAAGTTTGGAGGCTTCTTGGGCATCGTTGTTTATTCCTTCAGAAGTCCCTTTGTAacattctctctgtttctccaatAGCATTGTAGTGCGTGTAGTAGAGGTGACCAAAGGGATTTTAGGTTGTTTATTTTTGGCAAATTTTGACATTACAgagttatcaatttgtctgtCTTTTGAGAGGCTATCTGCTTGACTTTCATCACTCTTCGATGGTTTCACAGCCATGACAGGGCGACTGGATGAACATGGTTCATGACTTAAATTGGCTTGTGATGTTGCTGTGTCTTGGTCAACATTTGAAATAATGGCTCCCAAAGTAGAAATAGAAGAAAGGGAGTGGTGGGGATGACAATAACCTTGCCCTGAGGAAGATTCTTGTGATTTTTCTGTTCCTTCAAAATACTGTTGACGTACCAATGAGTCGGTCTTCTTAAGCTGCAACCCAACCCCAAGTACTTCCTCTATTTTACTTTTGAAAGGTGATATAAGAAAGTGTGCTGATGATTCTGTGTGCACTTTTTGTACTGAAGAGGAAGACACTGGTGCTGACTTTTTATGGATTATTTTCAACTCAGATTTGGAGAGGAACTGGTCTATACTTTGAAAAACTCTTAAAGTTCTTAGTTCAAGATCAGGGTGAAGACCATGATGAGGGTCAGAATCTCCGTTAACTGTAGACTTCTGACAAGGTTTTTGTTCAATAGGCACCTTTTCTTTTCCAGTTACTGAGCTTCCATTGAGGCATTTCTGAGTCAAAACTGTGCTTCTTTTATTACCACTAAGGATAGATGGATAACTTTGAGGATCAGAAGAAGTTATGGACTCATATGGTTTCTCATCCATAGTTGGTGTGGGGCACCGGTCGTCAGACCAACCTCCAGAGGCCCATGGCTTGCTTTCAGGAATATCAAGAAGGGATACTTTGCCTGTAGACACTTCTGCCTTTTTACAGTTGCAGTCTTGTGACTGTGAGTCATGCGGAAGTACTATATCCTCTCTAGAGATGTCAATTCCAATAAATGGAATTACAACTCTACCGTTACACTCTTCCAATCCCTCGTTTGTTTTGCCACTTCTTTGATCCATTTCTTTTGTCACTTCAGCTTCAGGCTGTATTTGCTCACACTTGGGTGAATGAGACTGATGAAGTGATAATTCCTTATCAGTTGTGTTATCAACCATTTGAACTGATTTGGTATCCCAATGTTCATGATCATCACTTCTTAGATTGAAGCTTGccattgctttgtttttgtttcctgatGCAACTCTGTTATTTGTCTGGGGAATACAGTTCCTTGCGTTCGACCCATCCAATGAACATGTGCTCTCATTCTTTGTTGCTTTATCAGCAgtacaaatgtcattttctgcattttccttcactgcaggTTCATTACATTTGGCCTCCATGTTTGATGAGGAGTGAGGACCTTTTTCTGGGATGGCATGTTCATCGCTGCCATTTGCACAGAGCTTTCTCAACCGTAAATCATTAAACGATTCTTTGTTTTCCGCTTGTGGTAGCTGCTCATCCAGGTGTTCTGGGCATGTatactttgtgatgtcatcctTCTTAACAAAGTCTTGGCCATTACACATCACAGACAatggatgatttttttcatcactttcagTATCCACAGCTGAAACAGAACCGTCTTTCTCAACAAGCTTGTCATCTTCACCAAAGTGATCTTCTTTGATCACTTTACTTTCATTAATTGCACAGCAATCCACATCTTCATTCACATTTACAGCCTTGCTTTCTGAGACTGCCATAGGTCCCTCACTTGATAACCGCTTTTCATTTTCCATAAGATTTTCATGGCAAACTACAGCCAAATCTTTGACGGTTGTAGCCCCACTTTCCTGGATAAGTTTCGGATAAAGCTCATGATTATCATCTTGGTGAAGCTTTCCTTTTACTTCCAGTTTTTCTCCATATTTGGGTTCAATTTCATTATGCTGAAATGTCGGAACCCCATCTCCTGCTTCTTTGTTGGAGTCATCCATCGTGGATTTGGACAAAACCCTTTCAAGTGGTTGAACCAAACGGATCTCTGTGGCCTCTGAATTTACAGTGTCTTCTTTCATGTCAGTCTTGTCATTGTAGCATCCTTGTGGGATGGCATGTTCATCTCTGCCATTTGCACAGAGCTTTCTCAACCGTAAATCATTAAACGATTCTTTGTTTTCCGCTTGTGGTAGCTGCTCATCCAGGTGTTCTGGGCATGTatactttgtgatgtcatcctTCTTGACAAAGTCTTGGCCATTACACATCACAGACAatggatgatttttttcatcactttcagTATCCACAGCTGAAACACAA
This genomic interval from Labrus mixtus chromosome 4, fLabMix1.1, whole genome shotgun sequence contains the following:
- the LOC132972700 gene encoding protein TASOR 2-like, with the protein product MAVKPSKSDESQADSLSKDRQIDNSVMSKFAKNKQPKIPLVTSTTRTTMLLEKQRECYKGTSEGINNDAQEASKLLEKSSWSPHVGDSKSKYDKDTFACQDPLYQNERRDSSKYNKISSSSLPVQTFGCIKSSSQRVNGKHGFSTNSSADRVGQTATESLDMDQNDCLSASTSLVDYKDDNSIDDSLYLGPDSSLSCTVYNTNRKRSHSFLEQISQRCIQDDPTEASMEQECLIFSEKMKQLLKRSKKGSIHQPESHEKLNLPCPSPVTVHFSGLEEREETVDHLDAPSLFGQKIKVHMSDREDLEATTEGGKALHSKKSSEGTGTPIEDAGVSTVTAECAELYEEKMNNICAVRKVPSTRKHMERGCPRSEPSKYFDFCDQMKREMDNSFRSNLNSVVKKSRKTKYRFYILEMSDDVFFEETKVQLEAEGHTAVQPSEFFLDTGTSSSLLIILRNEDIAEHICEVPHLLALKKSPGVQFAGIDEADDVVNLTHQELFTKGGLIMLDGAALEPLSLCDMKKMSEILQGLSKTGKWKWMLHYRDSRRLKENARLSQEAKEKKQLLNWCQEAGIIEVLPYHECDLMSRDQPDYLTCLVRLQVQNISARYTVFITDTATDSKFESNGIITTTFNSFLTCSPSEAFSA